The following coding sequences are from one Corynebacterium crudilactis window:
- a CDS encoding recombinase family protein, with product MARKNLYQFSIAVDKRDNIYDDLASGGRDDRPGLTACLKSLRDGDVLVVWKLDRLGRSLAHLVNTVKELSDRKIGLRVLTGKGAQIDTTTASGRMVFGIFATLAEFERDLIRERTMAGLASARARGRKGGRKFALTKAQVRLAQAAMAQRDTSVSDLCKELGIERVTLYRYVGPKGELRDHGKHVLGLT from the coding sequence CTGGCACGAAAAAATCTGTATCAGTTTTCAATCGCCGTTGACAAACGGGACAATATCTATGATGATCTTGCTTCCGGCGGTCGTGATGATCGCCCTGGCTTGACTGCCTGCCTCAAGTCATTGCGTGACGGCGATGTGCTGGTGGTCTGGAAGCTCGATCGCCTCGGACGATCGCTTGCCCATCTGGTCAACACGGTGAAGGAGCTGTCAGACCGCAAGATCGGCCTGCGGGTTCTGACTGGAAAGGGCGCTCAGATCGACACCACGACTGCGTCCGGTCGCATGGTGTTCGGAATCTTCGCCACCTTGGCCGAGTTCGAGCGGGATCTGATCCGAGAGCGCACCATGGCGGGTCTCGCCTCCGCGAGAGCGCGCGGTCGCAAGGGCGGACGAAAATTCGCGCTCACCAAAGCTCAGGTGCGTCTCGCGCAAGCCGCCATGGCCCAGCGCGATACTTCAGTTTCCGATCTCTGCAAGGAACTCGGCATCGAGCGCGTCACTCTCTACCGATATGTCGGTCCCAAAGGCGAGCTCAGAGACCATGGAAAGCATGTTCTCGGACTTACGTAG
- a CDS encoding APH(3')-I family aminoglycoside O-phosphotransferase yields the protein MSHIQRETSCSRPRLNSNLDADLYGYRWARDNVGQSGATIYRLYGKPDAPELFLKHGKGSVANDVTDEMVRLNWLTAFMPLPTIKHFIRTPDDAWLLTTAIPGKTAFQVLEEYPDSGENIVDALAAFLRRLHSIPVCNCPFNSDRAFRLAQAQSRMNNGLVDASDFDDERNGWPVEQVWKEMHKLLPFSPDSVVTHGDFSLDNLIFDEGKLIGCIDVGRVGIADRYQDLAILWNCLGEFSPSLQKRLFQKYGIDNPDMNKLQFHLMLDEFF from the coding sequence ATGAGCCATATTCAACGGGAAACGTCTTGCTCGAGGCCGCGATTAAATTCCAACCTGGATGCTGATTTATATGGGTATAGATGGGCTCGCGATAATGTCGGGCAATCAGGTGCGACAATCTATCGATTGTATGGGAAGCCCGATGCGCCAGAGTTGTTTCTGAAACATGGCAAAGGTAGCGTTGCCAATGATGTTACAGATGAGATGGTCAGACTAAACTGGCTGACGGCATTTATGCCTCTTCCGACCATCAAGCATTTTATCCGTACTCCTGATGATGCATGGTTACTCACCACTGCGATCCCCGGGAAAACAGCATTCCAGGTATTAGAAGAATATCCTGATTCAGGTGAAAATATTGTTGATGCGCTGGCAGCGTTCCTGCGCCGGTTGCATTCGATTCCTGTTTGTAATTGTCCTTTTAACAGCGATCGCGCATTTCGTCTCGCTCAGGCGCAATCACGAATGAATAACGGTTTGGTTGATGCGAGTGATTTTGATGACGAGCGTAATGGCTGGCCTGTTGAACAAGTCTGGAAAGAAATGCATAAGCTTTTGCCATTCTCACCGGATTCAGTCGTCACTCATGGTGATTTCTCACTTGATAACCTTATTTTTGACGAGGGGAAATTAATAGGTTGTATTGATGTTGGACGAGTCGGAATCGCAGACCGATACCAGGATCTTGCCATCCTATGGAACTGCCTCGGTGAGTTTTCTCCTTCATTACAGAAACGGCTTTTTCAAAAATATGGTATTGATAATCCTGATATGAATAAATTGCAGTTTCATTTGATGCTCGATGAGTTTTTCTAA
- a CDS encoding LysR substrate-binding domain-containing protein: protein MNHNCINVRYSDTSGLYAWEFEKDAQKFSLKVKGQYIANSTIHQLDAALDGLGIAYIPEYVADGYIKSGKLIAVLTEWCPYFDGYHIYYPHRRQDSPAFMAFLQVLRDRYNNGIR, encoded by the coding sequence TTGAACCACAACTGCATTAACGTCCGCTATTCTGATACGAGTGGATTGTACGCCTGGGAATTCGAGAAAGATGCTCAGAAATTCAGTCTGAAAGTCAAAGGGCAATATATTGCGAACAGCACGATTCATCAGCTCGATGCAGCATTAGACGGGCTGGGGATTGCCTATATTCCCGAGTATGTTGCAGATGGATATATCAAAAGCGGCAAGCTGATTGCTGTTCTGACCGAGTGGTGTCCATATTTTGACGGCTACCATATTTATTATCCTCACCGCCGACAGGATTCTCCTGCGTTTATGGCTTTTCTGCAAGTTTTGCGTGACAGGTACAATAATGGAATAAGATAA
- a CDS encoding IS6-like element IS26 family transposase codes for MNPFKGRHFQRDIILWAVRWYCKYGISYRELQEMLAERGVNVDHSTIYRWVQRYAPEMEKRLRWYWRNPSDLCPWHMDETYVKVNGRWAYLYRAVDSRGRTVDFYLSSRRNSKAAYRFLGKILNNVKKWQIPRFINTDKAPAYGRALALLKREGRCPSDVEHRQIKYRNNVIECDHGKLKRIIGATLGFKSMKTAYATIKGIEVMRALRKGQASAFYYGDPLGEMRLVSRVFEM; via the coding sequence ATGAACCCATTCAAAGGCCGGCATTTTCAGCGTGACATCATTCTGTGGGCCGTACGCTGGTACTGCAAATACGGCATCAGTTACCGTGAGCTGCAGGAGATGCTGGCTGAACGCGGAGTGAATGTCGATCACTCCACGATTTACCGCTGGGTTCAGCGTTATGCGCCTGAAATGGAAAAACGGCTGCGCTGGTACTGGCGTAACCCTTCCGATCTTTGCCCGTGGCACATGGATGAAACCTACGTGAAGGTCAATGGCCGCTGGGCGTATCTGTACCGGGCCGTCGACAGCCGGGGCCGCACTGTCGATTTTTATCTCTCCTCCCGTCGTAACAGCAAAGCTGCATACCGGTTTCTGGGTAAAATCCTCAACAACGTGAAGAAGTGGCAGATCCCGCGATTCATCAACACGGATAAAGCGCCCGCCTATGGTCGCGCGCTTGCTCTGCTCAAACGCGAAGGCCGGTGCCCGTCTGACGTTGAACACCGACAGATTAAGTACCGGAACAACGTGATTGAATGCGATCATGGCAAACTGAAACGGATAATCGGCGCCACGCTGGGATTTAAATCCATGAAGACGGCTTACGCCACCATCAAAGGTATTGAGGTGATGCGTGCACTACGCAAAGGCCAGGCCTCAGCATTTTATTATGGTGATCCCCTGGGCGAAATGCGCCTGGTAAGCAGAGTTTTTGAAATGTAA